Genomic window (Streptomyces yatensis):
TGGAATCAGCCAATTCCTGGATATCGGCGCGGGATTGCCGGCGAATCCGAATGTGCACGAGATCGCCCAGGGCGTGAATCCCCGGGCCCGTGTGGTCTACGCCGACAACGACCCCATCGTGGCCAGCCACGGTCAGGCCCGCCTCTCCGTCTCCGGCACCACCATGGTCAGGGCCGATGTCCGCTCGCCCGACGACCTCCTGGCCCATGAGGAGCTGCGCCGGCTGCTCGACCCCGCACAGCCGGTCGCCATCCTGCTGACGCTCGTTCTCGACTACATCGAGGACATGGCGAATCCCGTCGGCATCGTCCGCCGGCTCATGGACTGGGCCGCGCCGGGCAGTTGTCTGGTCCTCTCCCACGCCACCGGTGACTTCACCCTCGACACCGACCGGGAATGGGAGATCATCAGCTTCGGGGACCCCGTCAGCCTGGTCGCCCGCGACCATGCCGGGATCATGGAATTCTTCACCGGCCTCGACCTGCTCGCCCCCGGCCTGGTGCAACTGCCCTCCTGGCGCCCGGGCATCGGCGCCGAGTCCGACCCGAGCCGGGTATGGGCCTACGGCGGGGTGGCCCGCAAGCCCTAACCTCGCCCCCGCGGCCCCCCCCAGTGCCTGCGCTCGCCCCGGATCCCGCCTCAGCGCGGGCCGGGGCCGATCTTTCGGCGCGGTCCGGGTTCAGCGCGGGCCGGGGCCGATCTGCAGGGTCATACAGGCGGGGAAGAGCCCGCTCCAGGTGTGCCCGCGCCAGCTCTCGTAGGTACCGGGCCGCTGCCACACGGGCAGGGCCTGGTCCATATGGGCCCGGCCCTCGACGAACCTGCCCTGTTCCATATAGGTGATCCCGATCTCGTAGAGGGCGAAGCCCTCATGGTGGATGTTGCCCGTGCGGCGGGCGTACTCCAGGCTCTCCTTGAAACAGGTCAGGGCGTCCTCGGGACGGCCCATGCCCCGGTGGGCGCGGCCGAGATTGCCCAGCCCGATCACCTCGGCCGGCAGATCCCCGGCCTCCCGGGCGAGGGCCAGCTGCCGCTCCTGCACCGTGATGGCCTCCTCGAACAGGCCCAGTTCGCACAGCGCGTCCGCGAGATTACAGGCGGAGCGCGACTCGCCCTCCCGGTGGCCCAGTGCGCGCCAGATCTCCAGCGCCGACTCCAGCGCGACCCGCACCTCGTCATAGCTGTGCTGCAGCCAGTACGCGGCGGAGAGGCCGTCCAGCGCCCATGCCTCGCTCTCCGGGTCGCCCAGGCGGCGGGCGGTCCCGATGGCCAGCTCGTTGACCGTCTGCAGATCCTGGGCGTGGGCCCGGGGGAAGAGGAACCACTGGAGCGCCCGCGCCAGCCGCAGCCCGAGGCGGGCGATCGGCTCGGGCTGGGCGGGCTCGGCCGCGTGGGCGACGGCGGCCAGCAGATTGGGGAGTTCGGTCTTCAGCCAGCTCTCGGCCTCGTCCTGGCCGGTCAGCGGGATCACCGGACCCTCGCCGGGCTGCCGGGGCCAGGGGCGGAGCGGGTCGAGCAGGGTGACCGCCTGCTGGGCGGTGGCCGCGTAGCAGGACAACGCCCGCTGCAGCGCCGCCGAGCGCTCCGCCTCGGGCTCCTCCTGCTCCGCCTGCTCCGACGCGAACAGCCGCAGCAGATCGTGCATGTGATAGCGGACGGAGTCCCGGCTCTCCAGGAGCTGGGCGTCGACCAGCCGCTCCAGCGCGTTCTCGGTGCGGTCGGCGGGCAGGTCCAGCAGCGCGGCGGCCACCGGCAGGCTCACGTCGTGCCCGTGCACCACGCTGAGCAGCCGGAAGGCGCGGACCGCGTCCAGGTCGTCGGAGCGCCGGCCGAGCCGGAACGCCTCGTAGCTCACCTGGAAGCTGATGCGGACGGCCAGATCGCCGAAGCGCAGCTCGTCCAGCCGGCCGCGGGCGTCGGTCAGCTTGGCCACGAGGGTGCGCAGCGGCCACGCGGGGCGGGCGGCCAGCCGGGCGCCGGCGATCCGCAGCGCCAGCGGCAGCCCGCCGCACAGCCGGGTGATCTCCGCCGCCTCCGCGGGCTCGGCCCGCACCCGCTCCGCGCCGACGACCCGCTCCAGCAGCGCCACCGCCTGGTCCTGGGGGAGCACATCCAGATGCAGATGGGTGGCGCCCTCAAGAGTGGTCAGCATCTCCCGGCTGGTGACCAGCGCGGCGCAGCCCGGCCCGGCGGGGATCAGCGGCCGCACCTGGTCCACACTCGCGGCGTTGTCGAGGATCACCAGCAGCCGCCGGCCCGCCGCCAGCGAACGGAACTGCGCGGACGCCTCGTCGGTGTCGCCCGGCACGCTCGAGCCGTCCACGCCGAGGGCGCGCAGGAACCGGCCGAGCACCTCGCCGGGGTCCAGGGCCGACTGCCCGGCGGTCGCCCCGTACAGATCCACATAGAGCTGGCCGTCGGGGAAGCGGTCGGCGAGCTGGTGCGCGGCGTGAATGGCCAGGGTCGACTTGCCGACCCCGCCGGTGCCGTCGATGGCCGCGAGCACCACGGACCGCCCGCCCTCTCCCGCCTCCGGGCCCCCGGCCGCGTCCATCAGCGCCTGGATCACCGCGACCTCGCCATGGCGGCCGGTGAACGTGGGGCTGGCGGGCGGCAGTTGGCGAGGCCCCCGGGGGGCCTGGCGGGGAGCGGCGGGCGCGGGGCGGTCCGCCTCCGGGGCGATCGGCGCCATCAGGGAGGCGTCGGCGTTGAGGATCCGCTCGTGGAGACCGCGCAGCGGCGGGGTCGGCTCGACCCCGAGCTCCTCACTCAGCAGCCGGTGCAGATCGCGGTAGGCGGCCAGGGCGTCGGCCTGCCGGCCGGACCGGTACAGGGCCAGCATCAGCCGGCCGCGCAGCTCCTCACGGAACGGATGCTCGGCGGTCAGCGCCTCCAGCTCGCCCAGGACGGCCGTATGCCGCCCGCACCGCAGGTCGGCGTCGATCCGGGCGTCCACGGCCTGCAGCCGGCACTCCTCGAGCCGGGTGGCCTCCGCCGCCACCGCGGGGGTCGGGGGCACATCGGCGAAGGGGGCGCCGCGCCACATCGCCAGCGCCTCGCGCAGCCGCTCCGCCGCGGTCTCGGGCGCCTCCCGGTCCAGGCTCCGCCGCCCCTCCTCGACCAGCTGCTCGAAACGGTGGGCGTCGAACTCGGCGGCTTCCACCGTCAGTCGGTAGCCCTGCGCCTTGTACCCCTGCTTCTCGGTGACCAGGGTCCGCCCGGCCTCGTCGCCCAGCGTCTGGCGGAGCCGGGAGACATAGGTCTGCAGCAGCTTGGTGGCGCTCTGGGGCGCCCGGTCCTCGCCCCAGAGCTCGTCCAGGAGGCGCTCGGTGGAGACGGTCTGGTTGGCGTGGCACAGCAGCACCGCGAGCAGCGTCCGCCACTTGGCCGGCCCCAGGGAAGTCCACCCGTCGCCGTCGCGCAGCTCAAGCGCCCCCAGGACCCGGTATCGCACCCGTCACCTTCCCTCGGCTCGCCAACTGACCACTTGGCAACGGTTATACCTCCGATGTGGCCGCCGCCGTGCATCGTTTCATCCGCCCGGAGCGAGTCCGCGCCGGGTGCGGGCCGCGCGGATGACCGAAAATCGTCGCACAAGGGGCCACCGTGGGTCGGCCGCGGTCAGCACGGCCGGTCGCGTCGGCCAGGGTCAGAACGGCCGGTCGCCCTCGATGGCGACGCGTTCGGCGACCCTGCGGTGCGGGGCGTAGTCGTTGACCGCGTAGTGCTGCGTGGCGCGGTTGTCCCAGAACGCGATGTCGCCCGGCTGCCAGTGGAAACGCACCTGGTACTCCGGGACATGCGCCTGCCGGCACAGGAAGCTCAGCAGCCGGTCGCTCTCCTCCCGCTCCATCCCGGTGATCCGGGTGGTGAAGGAGGTGTTGACGAAGAGCATCCGCCGGCCGGTCTCGGGATGGGTGCGCACGACCGGGTGCTCCACCGGCGGGAACATCTCCTGGAACGGTGCCAGCCGTTCGGGCCCGTAGAAGCGGGAGAAGCCGGGGATGAAGTCGTGGACGGCGGTGGCGCCGTCGATGCGGTCCTTCACCTCGGCCGGGAGGTTGTCGTACGCCGCCGCCATGTCCGCCCACAGGGTGTCCCCGCCCACCGGCGGCACCTCGCGCAACTGCAGCACGGCGCCGAG
Coding sequences:
- a CDS encoding SAM-dependent methyltransferase — encoded protein: MKSSGPGIGLLRARAWRPADHGRLAVSEANPARVYNYLVGGKDNYLADYEQAQRFLGVAPEVRDTALSNRRFLHRAVRHLAASGISQFLDIGAGLPANPNVHEIAQGVNPRARVVYADNDPIVASHGQARLSVSGTTMVRADVRSPDDLLAHEELRRLLDPAQPVAILLTLVLDYIEDMANPVGIVRRLMDWAAPGSCLVLSHATGDFTLDTDREWEIISFGDPVSLVARDHAGIMEFFTGLDLLAPGLVQLPSWRPGIGAESDPSRVWAYGGVARKP
- a CDS encoding AfsR/SARP family transcriptional regulator, translated to MRYRVLGALELRDGDGWTSLGPAKWRTLLAVLLCHANQTVSTERLLDELWGEDRAPQSATKLLQTYVSRLRQTLGDEAGRTLVTEKQGYKAQGYRLTVEAAEFDAHRFEQLVEEGRRSLDREAPETAAERLREALAMWRGAPFADVPPTPAVAAEATRLEECRLQAVDARIDADLRCGRHTAVLGELEALTAEHPFREELRGRLMLALYRSGRQADALAAYRDLHRLLSEELGVEPTPPLRGLHERILNADASLMAPIAPEADRPAPAAPRQAPRGPRQLPPASPTFTGRHGEVAVIQALMDAAGGPEAGEGGRSVVLAAIDGTGGVGKSTLAIHAAHQLADRFPDGQLYVDLYGATAGQSALDPGEVLGRFLRALGVDGSSVPGDTDEASAQFRSLAAGRRLLVILDNAASVDQVRPLIPAGPGCAALVTSREMLTTLEGATHLHLDVLPQDQAVALLERVVGAERVRAEPAEAAEITRLCGGLPLALRIAGARLAARPAWPLRTLVAKLTDARGRLDELRFGDLAVRISFQVSYEAFRLGRRSDDLDAVRAFRLLSVVHGHDVSLPVAAALLDLPADRTENALERLVDAQLLESRDSVRYHMHDLLRLFASEQAEQEEPEAERSAALQRALSCYAATAQQAVTLLDPLRPWPRQPGEGPVIPLTGQDEAESWLKTELPNLLAAVAHAAEPAQPEPIARLGLRLARALQWFLFPRAHAQDLQTVNELAIGTARRLGDPESEAWALDGLSAAYWLQHSYDEVRVALESALEIWRALGHREGESRSACNLADALCELGLFEEAITVQERQLALAREAGDLPAEVIGLGNLGRAHRGMGRPEDALTCFKESLEYARRTGNIHHEGFALYEIGITYMEQGRFVEGRAHMDQALPVWQRPGTYESWRGHTWSGLFPACMTLQIGPGPR
- a CDS encoding TauD/TfdA dioxygenase family protein, encoding MTVVDTTPATLREAPVPPDGMYEGRRILRRVPEEWEERPYERFEVAPLGRVIGAEIRGLDLSRPLEPALREDLNRALLEWKVLFFRGQHLTPERQRGFARHWGELETNPLLAAGTSEDVVRFDKGSGATPTFENIWHTDVTFRTRPALGAVLQLREVPPVGGDTLWADMAAAYDNLPAEVKDRIDGATAVHDFIPGFSRFYGPERLAPFQEMFPPVEHPVVRTHPETGRRMLFVNTSFTTRITGMEREESDRLLSFLCRQAHVPEYQVRFHWQPGDIAFWDNRATQHYAVNDYAPHRRVAERVAIEGDRPF